CCCGTACTACGACAACGACGCCAGCTGCTCGTTCTTCGACTCGAACGGGTTCACCGGTCAGTACCAAGGTGCAACGCCGACTGGATTCTGGTCGAACGCGCAGCCCAAAGACGATAGCGGGTTCACTGCGCAGGGTCAATTCGATGCAGATACCCTGCCCGGAAATCTCGACGGAATCGACCCGAGCATGGAATACTACCTCGCTCCGCGAAACCTGCTCGACATCTCGCAGAACCTCAACGCGATTGGGACTGCGCTCTGGAACGATGACGATATGACCATCGGATACCAGACCGCCAGCGGGGGCCACGCAAGCCTCGCTAAAGGGTCTGTCATGCTCGATGGAAATCAGGGAGACTCGGGCAACAACACGCAGAGTGTCGCACCGCTCAAGCCGGGCGACACACTGAATTTCGGGTACGACTTCCACATCCCGTTCGGTGTCGGTAACGTGATTCAGGGAGACCGCTGTTCTATCAAGCTGGACTTCCAGTTCATCCAGAGCCGTCACACGGAGGCTCCTGACTTCACGTCGTACGCGCCAGATGGAACGCACACGTCCTAAACTCCATGATCCGCAGGGCGGCTAAAACGGTCGCGGTGCTCGCCCTGCTGATAGTGGTAGCTGCACTGCTCGCGAACGCGTTCCCTGCTGCCGTCGGAGCGGACTACTCGTTTGTCGTCCAGTCCGGCAGTATGGAGCCGGCGATTCCGACTGGATCGGTCGTCTTCGTCAAGGACGTGCCGGCCGAGCGAATCGACGAAGGCAACGTAATTACCTTCGCGGACGCACGAGGTCAGCCGACCACTACCCACAGAGTCGTCGAGAAACACCAGGCCGACGACTCGATCAGGTTCCGGACAAAGGGAGACAACAACGAAGATCCCGACCCCGAGCCGGTCTACAGGAGCGAGATCGTCGGGGTGGTCGCCTTCTCGATCCCCTACTTGGGATACCTGACGGCGTTCGCGAGCACGAAGACGGGGTGGATCCTCTTCGTCGTCGCTCCGGTGACGCTCCTGATCACGTCGGAGCTGTGGGAACTGTACGAGTCACTCGAAGTAGTGGACGGTGAAACAGATGAGTAACGAATCCGAAATCACACGACGGAAGCTGCTCGCGAGTGTCGCCGTCGTCGGTGCCGGCTCGGCACTCGGTGGGGCCGGCACGCACGCCGCACTCTCCGATCGCGAGGAGGCGACGGCGTCGTTCCAGGCGGGTCGAGTGATCCTCAAAGTGAGCCCCGAGACCCAGGAGTTCGGGCCATGACGGAGACAGCCGACTCAACGCCGGAATCGACACCGGAACCGACCGACGAGTCGACCGACACGCCGGAGCAGACGGACGATTCGACGGAGACGCCGGAGTCGGCTGAGACCGACACGCCGGAACCGGCCGAGACCGACACGCCGGAGCCGACCGAGACCGACACGCCGGAGCCGACCGAGACCGACACGCCGGAACCGGCCGAGACCGACACGCCGGAACCGGCCGAGACCGACACGCCGGAGCCGACCGAGACCGACACACCGGAGTCGACGGGTCAATCGACGGAGACGCCGGAGTCGACCGAGACCGACACGCCGGAACCGACCGAGTCCGAAGCCGAAACGGATCAAGGCGATGAGCCTGGAGCGGTGTCGAGCGACGAGGCTTCCGGCAACCGTTCGGAGGAGTACGTCGCTGACTGGGAGGTTTCGAACGAGGGAACAGTGGACGCCGATCGTCTACTGTTGACCCGACTCTCCGTCGATGTCCGGGGGCTCAACGGCTCGACCCGCGAGGAGGCGCTCAAGTCGGCGCGGATCACCCTCGCCAGGTACGAGGGCGACGACGTGTCGGAGGTCCCCGGAACGCTCTGGGCGCTGGCCCGGGTGCTCGACGAACGCGACATCGAACTCGGCTCCGGCGAAGACGGACCGGAGCTCCCGGCACGCGAAGCGAAGGTTCGGACCTTCGAACTCGGCGTCCGATTCGACTACTCGGGACTCAGCGGCACCGGTGGCTACTCTGTCGCCGCCTCGCCCGAGTTCACGATCGAGCAGTCGTAGTCCCACGACGGTTCACGGTCCACGGTTCGACTCCGTGGGTGGGACCTGAGGTGTGAACGCATGGAACTGAGCCGACGGACGGTGCTGACATCACTGGGACTGATCGGTGGGGGTGCCACACTCGGTGGTGTTGGAACCCGGGCGCTCCTCAGTGATACCGAGGAGGTAGTGACGACGTTCTCGGCCGGCGAACTCGACGTCGAACTCGACTGGCAGGCGATCCACAACGGCACGCAGGTCGACTCGATGTCGCCGACCCAGACCGACGGCGAGGTGGCCGCAGCCTTCGAGGACGTCAAGCCGGGAGACACCGGCTGTTTCAGTCTACGCGTTCACAACGACACGAACCCCGCGTGGGTGTGGCTCGCGGTCGAGATCGACGACGAAACCGAGGGCGATCCCGATCCAGTCGACGAGACCACGTGCACGACGGTCGGCAAGATCGAGAACTACGACGGCGACACGTTCGACACCGTCGAGAACGGGCGTCAGGTCGACCCTGGTGTCTACGAGTTCGGCGTCGACGGTGAGACCGTCACGGTCGAGGTGACGATCACGGAAGAGAAGCCAGAGTCCGGCAAAGCCGACGAGGCGGTCGCGTTCACCGCCGAAGTGATCGAGGGCTCCTACGGACTGTGTGCCGTCACGGTCAAGTCGAGCACGACCACCGACACCACCACGTTCGACGACTGCACGGTCTCGACCGACGAGATCAGGACCCCGGCGACGAACGAGCAGGGAATCGAACAGGGCATCAGTTTCGTCGAGTTCGCCGTCTGTGAGACCGAACAGTCGACGGGGTCGAATCACACCGACCTGGCAGACGAGATCGTCGTCGATCTCTTCTGGGACGACGACCGAGACTGTGAGCTCGATTCCGACGAGACCTCGCTCTTCGAGGACGAGGCACTCAGTGATCTAGTGGACCGAACCGACGAGGCGGCAGGAGGGGTCAGGCTCGACAGCTTTCGGACCGGGACGAGGACCCTCTCCATCCGGTGGCGACTGCCTTTCGAGGTCGGAAACGAGATACAGGGTGACGAGATCGAGCTGTCGTTCTCGATCTACGCCGAGCAGCGTCGCCACAACGACGACCCGGAGAGCCCCTGGAGTTGACGGGGTCGTGGCCGTGGCTCGGCGTCCAACTCGGTCGGCGTAGCGTTTCTCGCACCCCACGGCAGCCGCGACTGACGAACGGCACTCGGGTCGGACGGGTCGGACGCGCTCGCGAGGGAAATCCTGATACCGCGTCTCGTCATAGGCGGAGGCATGACAGACTGGACAGATCGGATCGTCGGCGACCGGATGACGGTCGATCGGGAGTTCAACGACCGTGTGATGGCCTCGGAGTTCGAGAGCCAAGAGTGGAGCCTCATCATGACCGCCGCGGAGTTCGACATCGAAAACCCCGAGGATCCCGACGCCGCCCGGATCGTCGCCGACACCGAGAAGCTCGAAGGGATGATGCCCCACATCGAGGAAGCGAGCAAGCGGCAGCGCTCGATGGCCGGCGGGTCGCCGGGGTCGGGATCGGACGATGGCGGCGTCTTCGACACGGTGAAGAGCGCGCTCGGGCTCGGAAACGGCCAGGGGGACCAGGAGGCCAAACTCGCCGCGGCCGAACGACTCGTCCAGGAGTACGCCGACGAACTCCAGTCACACCTCGAAGCGAACGGGAAGTGGGAGCAGGTCCGCCAGTCGTACGACGGTTAGTACTCGTCCCCGGTGTGAAATAGCGTCAGTTCGCTCGCGCGGTAGATGTTGATGAGTTCGTTGATGATCTCGTCGTACTCCTCGTCTTCGACGCGGAGGTTGTCGAGGCGCTCGACCGTCTCGTCGTCGAGGCTAATCTGTGCCATAGCTAATACGAAACGGCGAGCGATCTTAAATCCACCAGCGTTTCCGGAGTCACGAGAACAGTCGCTTCAGCCGGGCGAACAGGCCCTTCTCGCGGTCGCCGCCCCGTCGCGACGGCTCCGCCGCCCCTGTGTCCGCGTCCGCATCCGCGTCCGCGTCGTCGCCGTCGCGGTCATCACTGCCCGTGGTCGTCCCCGCACCGTCCTCGACGAGTCGCTCGGCCTCCCGGATGACGCCCGCGGCGTCGTTGACGCCGTCTTTCACCGTCTTCTTGACGAGGGGCTTGCCCTCGAACCGGTCGCGCTGGACGGCGGTGTCGGCCGTGATGATAACGGCGTCCGCGTTCGCGATGTCGTCGGCAGTGAGTTCGTTCTGCGCGCCCATCGATCCCTGTACCTCGACTTTGATCTCGTGACCCAGCTCCTCGGCGGTCGTTTCGAGGTTCTCCGCGGCCATCTGGCTGTGTGCGATGCCGGTCGGACAGGCGGTGACCGCGACGAGCTTCACTGTTCGCCCGCCTCCCGACGCAGGCGATCGATCGCTTGCTCCCTCGTGCTGGCACCGGCGACGGCCTCCGCGCGCTCGCTCGCCGTGGCGGTGTCGACCTCCGCGACGCGCTGTTTCACCGCCGGCACGGTCACGGCGCTCATCGACAGTTCGTCAAGTCCGAGCCCGACGAGTAGCTCCGTCAGATCGGGATCACCCGCCATCTCGCCGCACATGCCGACCCAGCAGTCGGTCCCGTCGGCCGCGCGGACGGTCTCGCGGATCGCCCGGACGACGGCCGGCTGACGGAAGTCCCTGAGTTCGGCGACGCGCTCGTTGCCGCGCGCGGCGGCCATCACGTACTGCGCGAGGTCGTTCGTGCCGATCGAGAAGAAGTCGACCTCGCGGGCGAGGTCCGACCCCATGAAGACGGCGGCGGGCGTCTCGATCATCACGCCGAACTCGGGGTCGGCGTGATCGGTGTCGTCGGTCACGAGATCGGCGGCGACCGCGTCGAGACGCTCGCGGGCCGCTCGCACCTCCTCGACGGTCGAGACGAGCGGGAGCATGACCGCCAACCGGCCCGCCCCGTCGGCGGCCGCCCGGAGGAGTGCGCGCAGTTGCGTCTCGAACAGGTCCGCGTCACCCCCGAGTGACCGTCTGATCCCCCGGTCACCGAGGAACGGGTTCTCCTCCTCGGGGAGATCAAGGTACGGAACGGGTTTGTCGCCGCCGATGTCGAGGGTTCGGACGACGACGCGACCCTCCGGGAAGGCGTCGAGCGCGTCGCGGTAGGCCTCGTACTGTTCGTCCTCCGACGGGGGCGTCTCGCGGTCGACGAAGAGGAACTCCGAGCGGTAGAGGCCGACGCCGTCGGCACCGCGAGCGACGGCGGCCTCGATCTCGGCGGGCCGGCCGACGTTCGCGGCGACCTCGATCTCGACCCCGTCGGCGGTCGCGACCGGTTCCGCCCGGATCGGGGCGTCGACGCCGCCCGTCGCCGCGGATTTGGTCTCCTCGGTCGGATCGACGACGACCTCGCCCGCGTCGCCGTCGACTACGACTTCGGTTCCGTCCTCGACGGCGGTGAGTTCGTCACCGACGCCGACGACGGCCGGGAGCGCGAGCGAGCGGGCGAAGATCGCCGCGTGCGACGTCCGGCCGCCAGTGACGGTGACGAACCCCGAGACGACCTCGGGGTCGAGCTGT
This Salinigranum marinum DNA region includes the following protein-coding sequences:
- a CDS encoding SipW-dependent-type signal peptide-containing protein is translated as MADDNSDSKVTLSRRKALAGIGSIGLAGALGVGGTYAQFSDTEDRAVTFTAGGLDGTLEWSGSYNGTEVGSGGEFSSAITVDSDLEASGYNGRAVPIDVHFDDVKPGDYGCVNFSLTVQDNEAWVASGINVVDNYDYKNFEPEMGADDDVSSTNVDPETGDLTSQSDAAMVDGEGELAQNIWALPYYDNDASCSFFDSNGFTGQYQGATPTGFWSNAQPKDDSGFTAQGQFDADTLPGNLDGIDPSMEYYLAPRNLLDISQNLNAIGTALWNDDDMTIGYQTASGGHASLAKGSVMLDGNQGDSGNNTQSVAPLKPGDTLNFGYDFHIPFGVGNVIQGDRCSIKLDFQFIQSRHTEAPDFTSYAPDGTHTS
- a CDS encoding signal peptidase I, whose product is MIRRAAKTVAVLALLIVVAALLANAFPAAVGADYSFVVQSGSMEPAIPTGSVVFVKDVPAERIDEGNVITFADARGQPTTTHRVVEKHQADDSIRFRTKGDNNEDPDPEPVYRSEIVGVVAFSIPYLGYLTAFASTKTGWILFVVAPVTLLITSELWELYESLEVVDGETDE
- a CDS encoding TasA family protein yields the protein MSNESEITRRKLLASVAVVGAGSALGGAGTHAALSDREEATASFQAGRVILKVSPETQEFGP
- a CDS encoding SipW-dependent-type signal peptide-containing protein, yielding MELSRRTVLTSLGLIGGGATLGGVGTRALLSDTEEVVTTFSAGELDVELDWQAIHNGTQVDSMSPTQTDGEVAAAFEDVKPGDTGCFSLRVHNDTNPAWVWLAVEIDDETEGDPDPVDETTCTTVGKIENYDGDTFDTVENGRQVDPGVYEFGVDGETVTVEVTITEEKPESGKADEAVAFTAEVIEGSYGLCAVTVKSSTTTDTTTFDDCTVSTDEIRTPATNEQGIEQGISFVEFAVCETEQSTGSNHTDLADEIVVDLFWDDDRDCELDSDETSLFEDEALSDLVDRTDEAAGGVRLDSFRTGTRTLSIRWRLPFEVGNEIQGDEIELSFSIYAEQRRHNDDPESPWS
- a CDS encoding DUF5799 family protein: MTDWTDRIVGDRMTVDREFNDRVMASEFESQEWSLIMTAAEFDIENPEDPDAARIVADTEKLEGMMPHIEEASKRQRSMAGGSPGSGSDDGGVFDTVKSALGLGNGQGDQEAKLAAAERLVQEYADELQSHLEANGKWEQVRQSYDG
- a CDS encoding DUF7557 family protein, with translation MAQISLDDETVERLDNLRVEDEEYDEIINELINIYRASELTLFHTGDEY
- a CDS encoding PTS fructose transporter subunit IIB translates to MKLVAVTACPTGIAHSQMAAENLETTAEELGHEIKVEVQGSMGAQNELTADDIANADAVIITADTAVQRDRFEGKPLVKKTVKDGVNDAAGVIREAERLVEDGAGTTTGSDDRDGDDADADADADTGAAEPSRRGGDREKGLFARLKRLFS
- the ptsP gene encoding phosphoenolpyruvate--protein phosphotransferase yields the protein MSNAASERRLRGEGATPLAGVGRVVWYRPAEATDLGEPPESIDEEAELARFREARETAHTELEREREETRERVGEAEAEVFGAHLQFLGDPQIEDGVAAAVADGLPAQHAVREAFAGPIEQFEGMEGRMAERADDLRDVRDRLLRVLTGGRRVDLRSLPQGSVVFAERLTPSDTAQLDPEVVSGFVTVTGGRTSHAAIFARSLALPAVVGVGDELTAVEDGTEVVVDGDAGEVVVDPTEETKSAATGGVDAPIRAEPVATADGVEIEVAANVGRPAEIEAAVARGADGVGLYRSEFLFVDRETPPSEDEQYEAYRDALDAFPEGRVVVRTLDIGGDKPVPYLDLPEEENPFLGDRGIRRSLGGDADLFETQLRALLRAAADGAGRLAVMLPLVSTVEEVRAARERLDAVAADLVTDDTDHADPEFGVMIETPAAVFMGSDLAREVDFFSIGTNDLAQYVMAAARGNERVAELRDFRQPAVVRAIRETVRAADGTDCWVGMCGEMAGDPDLTELLVGLGLDELSMSAVTVPAVKQRVAEVDTATASERAEAVAGASTREQAIDRLRREAGEQ